The DNA segment TCCTCGACCCCAAGTTGCGGGTGTAGGCGATGGCAGACGCCGCCGCCATCCGTCAGGCGAGACTCGACGAGGCCGCGAAGGTCTTAGCACTCTGGCAGGAGGCCGACGCCACGCCCAGCCCCACCGACACGCGCGACGAGGTGATAAAGCTCCTCGGCGAGGCCTCGGCCGTCCTGTTGGTGGCGGAAGCCGACGGCAGGCTCGTCGGCACAGTCATTGGCGGATGGGACGGCTGGCGGGGTAATATCTACCGCTTGGCCGTGCTCCCCGCCTACCGGCGGCGGGGCATCGCGCGGGCGCTGGTCGGCGAGGCCGCGCGGCGGCTGCACGGGATGGGCGCGAGACGGATCTCGGCCCTGGTCGAGAGCGATCATCCATGGGCAACGGATTTCTGGGACTCGCTCGGGGCGTCGGGTTACCGGCACGACGAGCGGATGCGCCGATACGTCAAGACACTCTAGGAACGAGGAGGACCGGCCGATGCGATTCCTGAAAATCCTCGGCGTGCTCGCTGTGGTCCTGGCCCTGGCGCTTCCGGCCGCGGCGCAGGACCGCATGAAGGCGGAGGAGGTGGTGGTCGCCTTCGCCGCCGAGCCGCGGACGCTCCTGCCGAACACCATCGTGGACTGGACCACCAACAACATGGTCGAGCACATGCACGACCGGCTGGTGGACCGGGATCCCAAGACCTACAAGCCCATCCCCATGCTCGCCACGTCGTGGAAGGTCGTGGACAACACGACGTGGGAGTTCTCGCTCCGCTCGGGCGTGAAGTTCCACAACGGCGAGCCCTTCGATGCCCAAAGCGTCAAGGCAACGATGGACTACATCAAGGACCCGGCCAACAAGACGCACTACGCCTCGCGCTGGAGCCTCGTGAAAGAGGTCCAGATCGTCGACCCCTCCACGGTGCGCTTCATCACCGAGAAACCCTGGCCGGGGCTGATCGACCGCATCTCGCTGGGCGACGTGCTGATGATGCCGCCCAAGGCGCTGAAGGCTGAAGGGCCGCAGGGGCTCCTCGCGAAGCCGGTCGGCACCGGACCATTCAAGTTCGCGGAGTGGGTGCGCGACGAGAAGCTGGTCGTCGTGCGCAACGACGACTACTGGAAGGGCAAGGCGGCGCTCAAGAAGGTGACGTTCCGCTTCATCCCGGAGTTCAGCGCCCGGCTCGCGGCGCTTCTTGCCGGCGAGATCGACATCATGAAGGACGTGCCGCCGCACGCCGTGGACCTCGTGGACAAGAGCGGCAAGGCCACCGTGCGCGCGACGGTCTCCTCGCGCATCAACTACCTGGCGCTGGTCACGCTGAAGCCCGGACCGATGCAGGACATCCGCGTGCGTCAGGCCATCAGCCACGCGATCAACGTGGACGAGCTGATCCAGCAAGTGCTGCGCGGCCGGGCGAGCAAGATGTGCGGCCCGCTGTCGCCCATCAACGTGGACTTCTCGCCCAAGGTCCAGTGCCTCAAGTACGACGTCAAGCACGCCCAGGTTCTGCTCAAGGCCGCCAACATCGACCCGGGCCGGCTCACGCTGACGCTCGACACGCCCTCCGGCCGCTACCCGCTCGACAAGGACATCTCGCAGGCCATCGCCTCCCAGCTGGGGCGCATCGGGATCACCGTCAACGTGGTCGTCAACGAGTGGGGCACGCACCTCGACAAGATCAAGAACCGCGCCACGGGCGACATGTTCTTCCTCGGCTGGGGGCCGGCACTCGACGCGCAG comes from the Candidatus Methylomirabilota bacterium genome and includes:
- a CDS encoding GNAT family N-acetyltransferase produces the protein MADAAAIRQARLDEAAKVLALWQEADATPSPTDTRDEVIKLLGEASAVLLVAEADGRLVGTVIGGWDGWRGNIYRLAVLPAYRRRGIARALVGEAARRLHGMGARRISALVESDHPWATDFWDSLGASGYRHDERMRRYVKTL
- a CDS encoding ABC transporter substrate-binding protein: MRFLKILGVLAVVLALALPAAAQDRMKAEEVVVAFAAEPRTLLPNTIVDWTTNNMVEHMHDRLVDRDPKTYKPIPMLATSWKVVDNTTWEFSLRSGVKFHNGEPFDAQSVKATMDYIKDPANKTHYASRWSLVKEVQIVDPSTVRFITEKPWPGLIDRISLGDVLMMPPKALKAEGPQGLLAKPVGTGPFKFAEWVRDEKLVVVRNDDYWKGKAALKKVTFRFIPEFSARLAALLAGEIDIMKDVPPHAVDLVDKSGKATVRATVSSRINYLALVTLKPGPMQDIRVRQAISHAINVDELIQQVLRGRASKMCGPLSPINVDFSPKVQCLKYDVKHAQVLLKAANIDPGRLTLTLDTPSGRYPLDKDISQAIASQLGRIGITVNVVVNEWGTHLDKIKNRATGDMFFLGWGPALDAQNTIEQLFQGSMTYSSYGGNKLLEDKIQTAITLVDPKKRLEAWADIQQMVALEAPWVFLWQQHDLYGVANWVDWQPRADEKVWMYEAKIAKR